The following coding sequences are from one Triticum dicoccoides isolate Atlit2015 ecotype Zavitan chromosome 4A, WEW_v2.0, whole genome shotgun sequence window:
- the LOC119287805 gene encoding DNA-repair protein XRCC1-like yields MPESSSDPGNGNGKRSLPSWMGSGSGGGGGGGGSPGKKKHAEAARERAAPTGPDFSKLLDGVTFVLSGFVNPERGRLRSQALDMGAVYRPDWSDDCTLLVCAFANTPKFRQVQSENGTIVAKEWISESHSQRKLVDIEPYLMHAGNPWHENKEPAETSQDQKKPRKEHEKQLEKTHAKTPPSAANKAGHSGAINKQFSPSKIKQWAMDDFAKTISWLESQEEKPEPNELKAIAAEGVITCLQDAIESLEQGNDISGVAEQWSFVPHVVDELVQLDGEGSSLSKEQLAQLATKCKKIYQAEFAQMDSGGKKGKERPGKTGADDAQYDSDDTIEMTEEEIDLACRQFSGISS; encoded by the exons ATGCCGGAATCGAGCTCGGATCCGGGCAACGGCAACGGCAAGAGGAGCCTCCCTTCCTGGATGGGctccggctccggcggcggcggcggcggcgggggaagtCCGGGCAAGAAGAAGCACGCGGAGGCGGCCCGCGAGAGGGCGGCTCCAACAGGGCCGGATTTCTCCAAACTCTTG GACGGGGTGACCTTTGTGCTGTCAGGGTTCGTCAACCCTGAGAGGGGCAGGCTGCGCTCCCAGGCGCTGGATATGGGGGCGGTGTACCGGCCCGATTGGTCCGATGATTGCACGCTTCTTGTCTGCGCGTTTGCCAACACCCCCAAGTTCCGGCAGGTGCAGTCGGAGAACGGGACCATCGTCGCCAAG GAATGGATCTCAGAATCTCACAGCCAACGAAAACTCGTTGACATCGAGCCTTATCTTATGCATGCTGGAAATCCATGGCACGAAAATAAAGAGCCAGCTGAAACCAGTCAAG ATCAGAAGAAGCCACGTAAAGAGCATGAAAAGCAACTTGAGAAGACTCATGCTAAGACACCGCCCTCTGCTGCCAATAAG GCAGGACATTCAGGTGCTATAAATAAACAATTTTCGCCTTCGAAAATTAAACAAtgggcaatggatgattttgcgaaGACAATATCATGGTTGGAGAGCCAAGAAGAGAAG CCAGAGCCAAACGAATTGAAGGCAATAGCTGCTGAAGGGGTTATCACTTGTCTGCAGGATGCCATCGAATCCCTCGAGCAAGGCAAT GATATCAGTGGGGTGGCAGAGCAGTGGAGCTTTGTCCCCCACGTTGTGGACGAGCTAGTGCAGCTTGACGGAGAGGGATCGTCGCTGTCTAAAGAACAACTCGCCCAACTGGCAACCAAATGCAAGAAAATCTACCAGGCTGAGTTCGCCCAGATGGACAGTGGTGGCAAGAAGGGCAAGGAGCGTCCTGGGAAGACCGGAGCGGACGATGCTCAGTACGACAGTGATGATACCATCGAGATGACGGAGGAAGAGATTGATCTCGCTTGCAGACAGTTCTCGGGGATTAGTAGCTAG